GATAGAGGTTAGTGTAACAGTATTACATCAAAATTACAGTACATCAAATGTGGAAAGTTTATTTCAGAAAGGCTCCACTCAGCTATTCACTTCCTTACATGTAACATCCTCATTTATCTGCCAGAGGAGCTTGTGAGACTTCCTTACTACATTGTTATCCAATTAAACTCATGTACCGGTAATAACCTCCTTTCATCTTGTGTCAGTCTGCAGATACAGAGGCTGCAGGTCCTGGAGGATTGTCTCTGGTCAAGCTTGAGagttctgaaggagaggaggacccacagcacagcagagacatTCCTACTGGAGCAGCTGGTGCGCCCCCTGTAGCCATGGAGGACCCCGCTACCCTCTCAATGCAGCCTAGGACCCGATGCAGAatcacggaggtcagtggaacgcCGAACGCCGTCCTCAAGTCAGAGACCGAGACTTTAACGGGGCTGGGACAACTTGACTCTCCTCCTGCTCGCTCAGAGTATTTACTTTATGGTAACATGAGCCTGAGGACGGTTCTGCCCCTCCAGGACTCATGTGACGTGTTACAGACTCAGAATGACCCGTCCTGTTCATATGTTACGGAGACAGAGATGATACCTGGTGACATGCCATTGGTTTTGGATACACAGACTAATCCAATGAGAGGGGACTGGAaccggtacagtagtagtgtatactctgaagggtgcctagataagaaaggggaggATCTGGTCATAGATGAGGTCACTGTGAAAGTGGAGGGTGACCCTCCTCTGACATGGAATGCAGACCAGACTCACTTAGGAGAAGGTCACTCGCAGGGCAACACCAGTGACTTCTTAGACTACAGGGAAAGCTTACAGACAAATCGAAATGTTGCGACCCACTCCCCTTTACACCCAGTGTCCACATCGATGCCACCTTTCGATTCACACGGCCACGTCCTTTTCGATCAGGAATTGAACTCAAACGACAGGGCTAGAGCGCAGGCTCAGGAAGGGGAAGCAACATCAGACAATAGTAAAGAGGaacggttcctctgcatgttctgtaacaaaggcttcagctgcccccagaaggtggagatccaccagagggtccatACAAGGGAGAAatccttcagctgtacccagtgtcacatgcaCTTCGCCAAGGCTGgcaacctgaagaggcaccatatggtccacacaggggagaaaccctttaGCTGTAGccagtgtcacatgcgcttcgCCCAGGCTGGTGACCTGAAGAGACACCAGCgcgtccacacaggggagaaacccttcagctgtagcCAGTGTCACATGCGTTTCACCCAGACTggtgacctgaagaggcaccagagggtccacatgGGAGAGAGGCCGTTTGCCAGTACGCACTGTGGGAAGAGGTCctcagagaggagctacctcaggatGCACCAGCAGATAAACCATTCCACTCTATAACATAGAAAGTAACCATTCCACGCGATAGCTTCTGACATTTAGATCAAACCCTGATTTAaagacaaatatacattttcattcTTGTAAGCAGAATATATCCACATATGCATTTAGAATAACGAGAGTAACAGATTTCAATGTTGAATATTCCTGGGTAAAATATTGCATCCAGACATTGtgtggaacaccttcctaatattgaggtgtcaaaagcgttccaccgcatgctggccaatgttgacttgcttaccacagttgtgtcaagttggctggatgtcctttgggtgttgggccattcttgatacacatgtaAATTGTTGAGCGagaaaaacccagcaacgttgcagtttttgacacacgGTGTgccttgcacctactaccataccccattcaaaggcacttaacatttttttgtcttgcccattcaccctctaaatggcacacaataacaatccatgtctcagttgtctcaaggcttaaaaatccttctttaaccagtctcctccccttttTATACACTGATTtttaagtagatttaacaagtgacatcaataagggatcttagctttcacctgaattcacctggtcagtcggtcATGGAAAGTacactaatgttttgtacacagtgtatatcCACCATGATGGGCTTCACAGCAACAGTAAACATATCTAGA
This sequence is a window from Oncorhynchus tshawytscha isolate Ot180627B linkage group LG34, Otsh_v2.0, whole genome shotgun sequence. Protein-coding genes within it:
- the LOC112231613 gene encoding zinc finger protein 23-like, with amino-acid sequence MVFHTQIASIMEVLANAAVAEVCKLVDDDYAVFRLEITQSQKENRTLRRKLQLLELKVARERVLAIRPSSVKILDRYRGMARGEGNLTGGHRSFVKPAGHNTWSDDQPITVDEGSRTSIQHVIMIESADTEAAGPGGLSLVKLESSEGEEDPQHSRDIPTGAAGAPPVAMEDPATLSMQPRTRCRITEVSGTPNAVLKSETETLTGLGQLDSPPARSEYLLYGNMSLRTVLPLQDSCDVLQTQNDPSCSYVTETEMIPGDMPLVLDTQTNPMRGDWNRYSSSVYSEGCLDKKGEDLVIDEVTVKVEGDPPLTWNADQTHLGEGHSQGNTSDFLDYRESLQTNRNVATHSPLHPVSTSMPPFDSHGHVLFDQELNSNDRARAQAQEGEATSDNSKEERFLCMFCNKGFSCPQKVEIHQRVHTREKSFSCTQCHMHFAKAGNLKRHHMVHTGEKPFSCSQCHMRFAQAGDLKRHQRVHTGEKPFSCSQCHMRFTQTGDLKRHQRVHMGERPFASTHCGKRSSERSYLRMHQQINHSTL